A part of Hippopotamus amphibius kiboko isolate mHipAmp2 chromosome 16, mHipAmp2.hap2, whole genome shotgun sequence genomic DNA contains:
- the PSMD8 gene encoding 26S proteasome non-ATPase regulatory subunit 8 codes for MFIKGRAPTAPPRERLNTNPGRRRQAVAAPPPALGSTSRPYFRRASRCRRRCRKSGRRPAASRKMAAAAVNGVAGVSGSGPAAASGAILQAAAGMYEQLKGEWNRKSPNLSKCGEELGRLKLVLLELNFLPTTGTKLTKQQLILARDILEIGAQWSILRKDIPSFERYMAQLKCYYFDYKEQLPESAYMHQLLGLNLLFLLSQNRVAEFHTELERLPAKDIQTNVYIKHPVSLEQYLMEGSYNKVFLAKGNIPAESYTFFIDILLDTIRDEIAGCIEKAYEKILFTEATRILFFNTPKKMTDYAKKRGWVLGLNNYYSFASQQQKPEDTTIPSTELAKQVIEYARQLEMIV; via the exons ATGTTCATTAAGGGCCGGGCTCCCACGGCACCTCCCCGAGAGCGACTGAACACTAACCCCGGCCGGCGGAGGCAGGCAGTCGCAGCCCCGCCCCCGGCTTTGGGCTCCACCTCCCGGCCCTACTTCCGCCGGGCGAGCCGCTGCAGGCGTCGCTGCCGTAAGTCAGGCCGGCGGCCTGCCGCATCACGGAAGATGGCGGCTGCGGCGGTGAACGGGGTGGCTGGCGTTTCGGGCTCGGGGCCTGCGGCGGCCTCGGGCGCGATACTGCAGGCCGCGGCCGGCATGTACGAGCAACTCAAGGGCGAGTGGAACCGTAAAAGCCCCAATCTTAGCAAGTGCGGGGAAGAGCTCGGCCGTCTCAAG CTGGTTCTGTTGGAGCTCAACTTCCTGCCAACCACAGGGACCAAACTGACCAAACAGCAGCTCATTCTGGCCC GTGACATACTGGAGATCGGGGCCCAGTGGAGTATCCTACGCAAGGACATCCCCTCCTTCGAGCGGTACATGGCCCAGCTGAAATGCTACTACTTCGATTACAA GGAGCAGCTCCCGGAGTCAGCCTACATGCACCAGCTCTTGGGCCTCAACCTCCTCTTCCTGCTGTCCCAGAACCGGGTGGCTGAGTTCCACACAGAGTTGGAGCGGCTGCCTGCCAAGGACATCCAGACCAATGTCTACATCAAGCATCCGGTGTCCCTCGAGCAA TACCTGATGGAGGGCAGCTACAACAAAGTGTTCCTGGCCAAAGGCAACATCCCGGCCGAGAGCTATACCTTCTTCATCGACATCCTGCTTGACACTATCAG GGATGAGATTGCTGGGTGCATCGAGAAGGCCTATGAAAAAATCCTCTTCACTGAGGCCACCCGGATCCTCTTCTTCAACACACCCAAAAAGATGACAGACTATGCCAAGAAG CGAGGGTGGGTCCTGGGCCTCAACAACTACTACAGCTTTGCCAGCCAGCAGCAGAAGCCGGAAGATACCACCATCCCCTCCACGGAGCTGGCCAAACAGGTCATCGAGTATGCCCGGCAGCTGGAGATGATCGTCTGA